The segment TCAGTGAGGGCATTGAAGTGGTTGATGTTCGTGATGATCTTATTTGGTCTCTTGGTGGAGGAGACAAGATCAGCAAAAAGACGGAAGCTACCAGCAAAAAGATGCGTGGCAAGTTGAAGATCAACCTCAGTGAGGCAGCGATGGCTGATGAAGGCATTAGCGAGGATTCGGTGCGAATGTATCTGAAAGAGATTGGCCAAGTTCCTCTGCTTAAGGCGGACGAAGAGGTCGCATTAGCTAAACGGGTTGAAAAGGGTGATGTGTTAGCGTCCAAGCAACTAGCTGAAGCTAACTTGAGGTTGGTCGTATCTATAGCTAAGAAATATATCGGCCGCGGTTTGTCTCTGTTGGATTTGATCCAAGAGGGCAATATTGGCCTAATGAAAGCAGTTGAAAAATTCGACTGGCGCAGGGGTTTTAAATTCTCAACCTATGCCACTTGGTGGATTCGCCAGGCTATCACTCGAGCGATTGCTGATCAAGCCAGAACGATCCGCATCCCGGTCCACATGGTGGAAACTATGAACCGGTTGGCTCGCACACAAAGGCAATTGGTTCAGGAACTCGGCCGTGAGCCAACGCCGGAGGAGA is part of the Candidatus Edwardsbacteria bacterium genome and harbors:
- the rpoD gene encoding RNA polymerase sigma factor RpoD; translated protein: MLVMRGKAQGFVTQQELDTTFPDVERKVNQLDALFKALFSEGIEVVDVRDDLIWSLGGGDKISKKTEATSKKMRGKLKINLSEAAMADEGISEDSVRMYLKEIGQVPLLKADEEVALAKRVEKGDVLASKQLAEANLRLVVSIAKKYIGRGLSLLDLIQEGNIGLMKAVEKFDWRRGFKFSTYATWWIRQAITRAIADQARTIRIPVHMVETMNRLARTQRQLVQELGREPTPEEIANEMELEVEKVNHILKISQETVSLEKSVGDEDDSLLGDFIKDEESLTPEEASTYELLKNDITKVLHLLTPREQKILRMRFGLDGEWAHTLEEVGREFGVTRERIRQIEAKALMKLRKSKDSKRLKDYLK